A stretch of Pseudomonas sp. 7SR1 DNA encodes these proteins:
- a CDS encoding LysR family transcriptional regulator ArgP gives MFDYKLLSALAAVVEQAGFERAAQVLGLSQSAISQRIKLLEARVGQPVLVRATPPAPTEIGRRLLNHVQQVRLLERDLQSLVPALDEEGVPERLRIALNADSLATWWAAAVGSFCAEHQLLMDLVVEDQTVGLKRMRAGEVAACVCASERPVAGARSVLLGAMRYRALASPAFIARHFPDGVRADQLARTPALVFGPDDFLQHRYLASLGVEGGFEHHLCPSSEGFIRLAEVGLGWGLVPELQVREQLARGELVELLADKPIDVPLYWHHWRNGGQLLGLLTDRLVRACGQSLVPWEPR, from the coding sequence ATGTTCGATTACAAATTGCTTTCCGCATTGGCGGCGGTCGTCGAGCAAGCCGGCTTCGAGCGTGCCGCCCAGGTGCTGGGCCTCTCGCAATCGGCCATTTCCCAGCGCATCAAGTTGCTGGAGGCGCGGGTCGGCCAGCCGGTGCTGGTGCGCGCCACGCCGCCGGCGCCTACCGAGATCGGCCGGCGGTTGCTCAACCATGTGCAGCAGGTGCGTCTGCTGGAGCGAGACCTGCAGAGCCTGGTTCCGGCGCTGGATGAGGAGGGCGTACCCGAGCGCCTGCGCATCGCCTTGAACGCCGACAGCCTGGCGACCTGGTGGGCGGCGGCGGTGGGCAGCTTCTGTGCCGAGCATCAGTTGCTGATGGATCTGGTGGTGGAGGATCAGACCGTCGGCCTCAAGCGCATGCGCGCCGGTGAGGTGGCGGCCTGTGTCTGCGCCAGTGAACGCCCGGTGGCCGGTGCCCGCAGCGTCTTGCTCGGGGCCATGCGCTACCGCGCGCTGGCCAGCCCGGCTTTCATCGCCCGGCATTTTCCCGATGGCGTACGCGCCGACCAACTGGCCCGTACACCGGCGCTCGTATTCGGCCCGGATGATTTCCTCCAGCACCGCTACCTGGCCTCACTGGGTGTGGAAGGGGGATTCGAGCACCATCTCTGTCCGTCGTCCGAAGGTTTTATCCGCCTCGCCGAGGTCGGCCTTGGCTGGGGGCTGGTGCCAGAGCTGCAAGTGCGTGAGCAACTGGCCCGGGGCGAACTGGTGGAGTTGCTTGCAGATAAACCCATCGATGTGCCGTTGTACTGGCATCATTGGCGCAATGGCGGACAATTGCTCGGCTTGCTGACCGATCGATTGGTCCGCGCCTGCGGCCAGTCGCTGGTGCCTTGGGAGCCGCGATAA
- a CDS encoding LysE/ArgO family amino acid transporter encodes MWQSYVNGLLVALGLIMAIGAQNAFVLAQSLRREHHLPVAALCVTCDALLVMAGVFGLATLLAQSPLLLSIARWGGAAFLLWYGSQALRRACSKQSLQEGEKQAVRSLRAVLLSALAVTLLNPHVYLDTVLLIGSLGAQQSVPGAYVVGAASASLLWFFTLALGAAWLAPWLARPTTWRVLDVLVAVMMFTVAVQLIVAG; translated from the coding sequence ATGTGGCAAAGCTATGTGAACGGCTTGTTGGTGGCCTTAGGCCTGATCATGGCCATTGGCGCTCAGAATGCCTTTGTACTGGCCCAAAGCTTGCGCCGTGAGCACCATCTGCCTGTGGCCGCCCTGTGCGTCACTTGCGATGCGCTGCTGGTGATGGCCGGTGTGTTCGGGCTGGCGACGCTGCTGGCCCAGAGCCCGCTGCTGCTGTCGATCGCTCGCTGGGGCGGCGCGGCGTTCCTGCTCTGGTACGGCAGCCAGGCCTTGCGCCGGGCCTGTTCGAAACAGAGCCTGCAGGAAGGTGAAAAACAAGCCGTGCGCTCACTGCGGGCGGTACTGCTCAGCGCATTGGCGGTGACACTGCTCAACCCACACGTGTATCTGGACACCGTGTTGCTGATCGGCTCCCTCGGCGCCCAGCAGAGTGTTCCCGGCGCCTACGTCGTGGGCGCGGCAAGTGCCTCTCTGCTGTGGTTCTTCACCCTGGCCCTGGGGGCCGCCTGGCTCGCCCCGTGGCTGGCCCGGCCCACGACATGGCGGGTATTGGACGTGCTGGTGGCGGTGATGATGTTTACCGTGGCGGTGCAATTGATCGTCGCCGGCTGA
- a CDS encoding superoxide dismutase, producing the protein MAFELPPLPYAHDALQPHISKETLEYHHDKHHNTYVVNLNNLVPGTEFEGKTLEEIVKTSSGGIFNNAAQVWNHTFYWNCLAPDAGGQPTGALAEAINKAFGSFDKFKEEFSKTSIGTFGSGWGWLVKKADGSLALASTIGAGNPLTSGDTPLLTCDVWEHAYYIDYRNLRPKYVEAFWNLVNWKFVAEQFEGKTFTA; encoded by the coding sequence ATGGCTTTCGAATTGCCGCCGCTGCCCTACGCACACGATGCACTGCAGCCGCACATCTCCAAAGAGACTCTGGAATACCACCACGACAAGCACCACAACACCTATGTCGTGAACCTGAACAACCTGGTGCCAGGCACCGAGTTCGAAGGCAAGACCCTGGAAGAAATCGTCAAGACTTCCTCGGGCGGTATCTTCAACAACGCCGCTCAGGTCTGGAACCACACCTTTTACTGGAACTGCCTGGCCCCTGACGCCGGCGGTCAGCCTACCGGCGCCCTGGCCGAAGCCATCAACAAGGCCTTCGGTTCGTTCGACAAGTTCAAGGAAGAGTTCAGCAAGACGTCCATCGGCACCTTCGGCTCCGGCTGGGGCTGGCTGGTGAAGAAAGCCGACGGCTCCCTGGCCCTGGCCAGCACCATCGGCGCCGGCAACCCGCTGACCAGCGGCGACACCCCGCTGCTGACCTGCGACGTCTGGGAGCACGCCTACTACATCGACTACCGCAACCTTCGTCCGAAATACGTCGAAGCGTTCTGGAACCTGGTCAACTGGAAATTCGTGGCCGAGCAGTTCGAAGGCAAGACCTTCACTGCCTGA
- a CDS encoding putative bifunctional diguanylate cyclase/phosphodiesterase, producing MKLELKNSLSVKLLRVVLISALIVGVVLSCAQIVFDAYKTNQAVSSDAQRILDMFRDPSTQAVYSLDREMGMQVIEGLFQDRAVRMASIGHPRETMLAEKSRPLQESESRWLTDLILDKERTFTTQLVGRGPYSEYYGDLSITLDTASYGHSFIVSSVIIFISGMLRALAMGLVLYLVYHWMLTKPLSRIIEHLTEINPDRPSEHQIPQLRGHEQNELGLWINTANQLLASIERNTHLRHEAENSLLRMAQYDFLTGLPNRQQLQQQLDKILVDAGRLQRRVAVLCVGLDDFKGINEQFSYQTGDQLLLALADRLRAHSGRLGALARLGGDQFALVQADIEQPYEAAELAQSILDDLEAPFVLDDHEIRLRATIGITLFPEDGGSTEKLLQKAEQTMTLAKTRSRNRYQFYIASVDSEMRRRRELEKDLREALIRDQFTLVYQPQISYRDLRVVGTEALIRWHHPEHGFVPPDLFIPLAEQNGTIIAIGEWVLDQACKQLREWHDQGFIELRMAVNLSTVQLHHAELPRVVNNLLQRYRLPPRSLELEVTETGLMEDITTAAQHLLSLRRSGALIAIDDFGTGYSSLSYLKSLPLDKIKIDKSFVQDLLEDEDDATIVRAIIQLGKSLGMQVIAEGVETVEQEAYIISEGCHEGQGYYYSKPLPARELGAYLKQAQRSKALTL from the coding sequence TTGAAGCTGGAATTAAAGAACAGCTTGTCTGTGAAGTTGCTCCGGGTCGTGCTCATCTCGGCATTGATCGTTGGCGTGGTCTTGAGCTGCGCCCAGATCGTGTTCGATGCCTACAAAACCAACCAGGCCGTCTCCAGCGACGCCCAGCGCATTCTCGACATGTTCCGCGATCCCTCGACCCAGGCCGTCTACAGCCTCGATCGGGAGATGGGCATGCAAGTGATCGAGGGACTGTTCCAGGACAGGGCCGTGCGCATGGCCTCCATCGGCCACCCCCGCGAAACCATGCTCGCCGAAAAAAGCCGCCCCTTGCAGGAATCGGAGAGCCGCTGGCTGACCGATCTCATCCTGGACAAGGAGCGGACCTTCACTACCCAACTGGTGGGCCGCGGCCCCTACAGCGAATACTACGGCGACCTGAGCATTACCCTCGATACCGCCAGCTATGGCCACAGTTTCATCGTCAGCTCGGTGATCATCTTCATTTCCGGCATGCTGCGCGCCCTGGCGATGGGCCTGGTGCTGTACCTGGTCTATCACTGGATGCTGACCAAGCCCCTGTCGCGCATCATCGAACACCTGACCGAAATCAACCCCGACCGCCCCAGCGAACACCAGATTCCTCAATTGCGAGGCCATGAGCAGAACGAGCTGGGCCTGTGGATCAATACGGCCAACCAGTTGCTCGCCTCCATCGAGCGCAACACGCACCTGCGCCACGAGGCGGAAAACAGCCTGCTGAGAATGGCCCAGTACGATTTTCTCACCGGCCTGCCCAACCGCCAGCAACTCCAGCAGCAACTGGACAAGATCCTGGTGGACGCAGGACGCCTGCAACGCCGGGTGGCAGTGCTGTGCGTAGGCCTGGACGACTTCAAGGGCATCAACGAACAGTTCAGCTACCAGACCGGCGACCAGCTGCTGCTGGCCCTGGCCGATCGGCTGCGAGCCCACAGCGGACGCCTGGGCGCCCTGGCACGGCTGGGGGGCGACCAATTCGCCCTGGTCCAGGCCGATATCGAACAACCTTACGAAGCCGCCGAGCTGGCCCAGAGCATTCTCGATGACCTGGAAGCGCCCTTCGTCCTTGACGACCATGAAATCCGCCTGCGGGCCACCATCGGCATCACCCTTTTTCCCGAGGACGGTGGCAGTACCGAGAAGCTGCTGCAAAAAGCCGAGCAGACCATGACCCTGGCCAAGACTCGCTCGCGCAATCGTTATCAGTTCTACATCGCCAGTGTCGACAGCGAAATGCGCCGACGACGCGAGTTGGAAAAAGACCTGCGCGAAGCCCTGATCCGCGACCAGTTCACCCTCGTGTATCAACCGCAGATCAGCTATCGCGACCTGCGGGTGGTGGGTACCGAAGCCCTGATCCGCTGGCATCATCCGGAACACGGCTTCGTGCCACCCGACCTGTTCATTCCCCTGGCCGAGCAGAACGGCACCATCATCGCCATCGGCGAATGGGTGCTGGACCAGGCCTGCAAGCAACTGCGCGAATGGCACGACCAGGGGTTCATCGAACTGCGCATGGCGGTCAACCTGTCCACCGTGCAACTGCACCACGCCGAACTGCCGCGGGTGGTGAACAACCTGTTGCAGCGGTACCGCTTGCCGCCTCGCAGCCTGGAACTGGAAGTCACCGAAACCGGCCTGATGGAAGACATCACCACTGCCGCCCAGCATCTGCTGAGCCTGCGCCGTTCCGGTGCGCTGATCGCCATCGATGACTTCGGCACCGGCTATTCGTCCCTGAGTTACCTCAAGAGCCTGCCGCTGGACAAGATCAAGATCGACAAGAGCTTCGTCCAGGACCTGCTGGAAGACGAGGACGACGCGACCATCGTGCGGGCCATCATCCAGCTGGGCAAGAGCCTGGGGATGCAGGTGATTGCCGAAGGTGTGGAGACGGTCGAGCAGGAGGCCTACATCATCTCCGAAGGCTGCCACGAAGGTCAGGGCTACTACTACAGCAAACCCCTGCCGGCGCGGGAGCTGGGCGCTTACCTGAAACAGGCGCAACGCAGCAAGGCCCTCACTCTCTGA
- a CDS encoding imelysin family protein yields MIRMPLASASLLAIAISLAGCGEGKDKAAAPQAPTPAASTAAPAAPAASGKVDEAAAKAVVAHYADIVYAVYSDAESTAKTLQTAIDAFLAKPNAETLKAAKAAWVAARVPYLQSEVFRFGNTIVDDWEGQVNAWPLDEGLIDYVDKSYEHALGNPGATANIIANTEVQVGEDKVDVKDITPEKLASLNELGGSEANVATGYHAIEFLLWGQDLNGTGPGAGNRPASDYLEGAGATGGHNDRRRAYLKAVTQLLVSDLEEMVGNWKPNVADNYRATLEAEPAETGLRKMLFGMGSLSLGELAGERMKVSLEANSPEDEQDCFSDNTHYSHFYDAKGIRNVYLGEYTRVDGTKMTGASLSSLVAKADPAVDTTLKAELADTEAKIQVMVDHANKGEHYDQLIAAGNTAGNQIVRDAIAALVKQTGSIEQAAGKLGISDLNPDNADHEF; encoded by the coding sequence ATGATTCGTATGCCTCTGGCTTCCGCCAGTCTGCTGGCCATCGCTATTTCCCTCGCCGGTTGCGGCGAAGGCAAGGACAAGGCTGCCGCGCCGCAAGCGCCGACGCCGGCCGCCAGCACTGCGGCACCGGCCGCCCCTGCTGCCAGCGGCAAAGTCGACGAAGCTGCCGCCAAGGCCGTTGTCGCGCATTACGCCGACATCGTCTATGCCGTCTACAGCGATGCCGAATCCACCGCGAAAACCCTGCAGACCGCCATCGATGCATTCCTGGCCAAGCCGAACGCCGAGACCCTGAAAGCCGCCAAGGCAGCCTGGGTCGCCGCACGCGTGCCTTACCTGCAGAGCGAAGTGTTCCGCTTCGGCAACACCATCGTCGACGACTGGGAAGGCCAGGTGAACGCATGGCCCCTGGACGAAGGCCTGATCGACTATGTCGACAAGTCCTACGAGCACGCCTTGGGTAACCCGGGCGCCACGGCCAACATCATCGCCAATACCGAGGTCCAGGTGGGCGAAGACAAGGTCGACGTGAAGGACATCACCCCGGAAAAACTCGCCAGCCTCAATGAGCTGGGCGGTTCCGAGGCGAACGTCGCCACCGGTTACCATGCCATCGAATTCCTGCTGTGGGGCCAGGACCTCAACGGCACCGGCCCGGGTGCGGGCAACCGTCCGGCTTCGGACTACCTGGAAGGCGCCGGCGCCACCGGCGGCCACAACGACCGTCGCCGCGCCTACCTCAAGGCCGTGACCCAACTGCTGGTCAGCGACCTGGAAGAAATGGTCGGCAACTGGAAGCCGAACGTGGCCGACAACTACCGCGCCACCCTGGAAGCGGAACCTGCCGAAACCGGCCTGCGCAAGATGCTGTTCGGCATGGGCAGCCTGTCCCTGGGCGAACTGGCGGGCGAGCGCATGAAAGTGTCCCTGGAAGCCAATTCGCCAGAAGACGAGCAGGATTGCTTCAGCGACAACACCCATTACTCGCACTTCTACGATGCCAAGGGCATACGTAACGTCTACCTGGGCGAGTACACCCGCGTCGATGGCACCAAGATGACTGGCGCCAGCCTGTCGTCCCTGGTGGCCAAGGCCGATCCGGCCGTCGACACCACCCTGAAGGCCGAGCTGGCCGATACCGAAGCCAAGATCCAGGTCATGGTCGATCACGCCAACAAGGGTGAGCACTACGACCAGTTGATCGCCGCAGGCAACACCGCGGGCAACCAGATCGTGCGCGACGCCATCGCCGCGCTGGTCAAGCAGACCGGTTCGATCGAACAGGCCGCCGGCAAGCTGGGCATCAGCGACCTGAACCCGGACAACGCCGATCACGAGTTCTGA
- a CDS encoding RNA polymerase sigma factor yields MPAEAVKARVEQVYRQDSRRILATLIRLLGDFDLAEEALHEAFFIAVERWQRDGVPDNPRAWLVSAGRFKAIDSLRRRARFAASQPMLIAQLETLEQADWSDEDVEDDRLRLIFTCCHPALAADAQVPLTLREVCDLTTEEIARAFLAAPAAIAQRIVRAKAKIRDAKIPYQVPARSELPERLDSVLRVIYLVFNEGYSASMGAELTRDDLTREAIRLARLLMELLPEAEVMGLLALMLLHESRRPARTSATGELVLLDEQDRSLWDAQLIAEGCALVEAALNTRRFGPYCLQAAIAAVHAEAPNAADTDWPQIVGLYDVLLRAMPSPVIELNRAAALAKRDGPAAGLGLIDAILARGELLDYHLAYSARAEFCRQLGRMDEARTAYRRALELTQQLPERRFIEGRLAGLQS; encoded by the coding sequence ATGCCGGCCGAAGCGGTCAAGGCGCGGGTCGAGCAGGTCTACAGGCAAGATTCGCGACGGATCCTGGCGACACTGATTCGCCTGCTGGGGGACTTCGACCTGGCGGAAGAGGCACTGCACGAGGCTTTTTTCATTGCGGTCGAGCGCTGGCAACGCGATGGTGTGCCGGACAATCCCCGCGCCTGGCTGGTGTCCGCCGGGCGCTTCAAGGCGATCGACAGCCTGCGCAGGCGGGCGCGCTTTGCGGCATCGCAGCCGATGCTGATCGCTCAGCTGGAGACGTTGGAGCAGGCCGACTGGAGCGACGAAGACGTGGAAGATGACCGTCTGCGGCTGATTTTCACCTGCTGTCACCCGGCATTGGCGGCGGATGCCCAGGTACCGCTGACCTTGCGGGAAGTGTGCGACCTGACCACCGAGGAAATCGCCAGGGCCTTCCTCGCCGCTCCGGCGGCCATCGCCCAGCGCATCGTGCGCGCCAAGGCGAAGATCCGCGATGCGAAAATCCCGTATCAGGTGCCCGCCCGCTCGGAGCTGCCGGAACGGCTGGACAGTGTGCTGCGGGTGATCTACCTGGTGTTCAACGAAGGTTATTCGGCTTCGATGGGGGCCGAGCTGACTCGGGATGACCTGACTCGCGAAGCCATTCGCCTTGCGCGCCTGTTGATGGAGCTGTTGCCGGAAGCCGAGGTCATGGGGTTGTTGGCGTTGATGCTGCTGCACGAGTCCCGGCGGCCGGCGCGCACCTCGGCCACTGGTGAGCTGGTCCTGCTGGATGAGCAGGACCGCTCCTTGTGGGACGCGCAATTGATAGCCGAAGGCTGTGCCTTGGTGGAAGCCGCATTGAATACCCGTCGGTTCGGACCTTATTGCCTGCAAGCGGCGATTGCCGCGGTCCACGCCGAAGCCCCCAACGCAGCGGACACCGACTGGCCGCAGATCGTCGGGCTATACGATGTACTCCTGCGGGCGATGCCATCGCCGGTGATCGAACTCAACCGTGCGGCCGCCCTGGCCAAGCGCGACGGACCGGCGGCCGGCCTGGGCTTGATCGACGCGATCCTGGCGCGTGGCGAGTTGCTCGACTACCACTTGGCCTATTCGGCGCGGGCCGAATTCTGTCGGCAATTGGGACGGATGGATGAGGCGCGGACGGCTTATCGACGTGCCCTTGAATTGACGCAGCAATTGCCGGAACGGCGGTTTATCGAAGGACGGCTTGCGGGGTTGCAGTCATGA
- a CDS encoding SRPBCC family protein, translated as MNLKPASFELSISRLIDAPRQDIFRAWTEPALLVQWWGPHGMTTPECEMDLWVGGQFRTLMRAPDGSEYPTMGVFLEIVAPQRLVFTDAFLPGWLPSGKAFMTAEVMLDEEGGKTRYTARALHWNEEDRQAHEAMGFHEGWGQSLDRLEALVTQGLPD; from the coding sequence ATGAACCTCAAGCCTGCTTCTTTCGAGCTGTCCATCAGCCGCTTGATCGACGCTCCGCGCCAGGACATCTTCCGTGCCTGGACCGAACCGGCCCTGCTGGTCCAATGGTGGGGCCCCCACGGCATGACCACGCCGGAATGCGAGATGGACCTGTGGGTCGGTGGCCAGTTTCGCACGTTGATGCGGGCGCCCGACGGCAGCGAGTACCCCACCATGGGGGTGTTCCTGGAAATCGTCGCGCCGCAGCGGCTGGTGTTCACCGATGCGTTTCTCCCCGGCTGGCTGCCGTCCGGCAAGGCCTTCATGACCGCCGAGGTGATGCTCGATGAAGAGGGCGGCAAGACCCGCTACACCGCCCGCGCCTTGCACTGGAACGAAGAGGACCGTCAGGCCCACGAGGCCATGGGGTTCCACGAGGGCTGGGGGCAGAGCCTGGATCGGCTCGAGGCATTGGTCACCCAGGGCCTGCCCGACTGA
- a CDS encoding YciI family protein codes for MKYLCLVYSNEHVLHNSPDSPEDAECMAYAESIQGSGRMIAAEALESVQTATTVRMRGGKLSITDGPFAETKEQLAGFYLIDAKDLNEAIQVAGHIPAARVGCVEVRPVRQLNP; via the coding sequence ATGAAGTACTTATGCCTGGTGTATAGCAACGAACATGTGCTGCACAACTCCCCCGACAGCCCGGAGGACGCCGAGTGCATGGCCTATGCCGAGTCGATCCAGGGCAGCGGGCGAATGATCGCCGCCGAAGCCCTGGAGTCGGTGCAGACCGCCACCACGGTGCGCATGCGCGGCGGCAAGTTGTCGATCACCGATGGTCCGTTCGCCGAAACCAAGGAGCAACTGGCGGGCTTCTACCTGATCGACGCCAAGGACTTGAACGAGGCCATCCAGGTCGCCGGCCATATCCCGGCGGCCCGGGTCGGCTGTGTCGAAGTCCGACCGGTACGCCAACTGAACCCCTGA
- a CDS encoding YybH family protein, translated as MNTQATETEIQALIDTYRQAVMAKDVEKVMALYDEDIVSFDAIQALQFKGKTAYRAHWQACMEMCPGPHKFEFHQVSITPADSIAFAHWLAYCGGTNEKGEEQACWMRVTACYRRVAGQWKIVHEHWSAPFDPMAGTALFDLQP; from the coding sequence ATGAATACCCAAGCCACTGAAACCGAAATCCAGGCCCTGATCGATACCTATCGCCAGGCTGTCATGGCCAAGGACGTGGAAAAAGTCATGGCGCTCTATGATGAGGACATCGTTTCGTTCGATGCCATCCAGGCCCTGCAATTCAAGGGCAAGACTGCTTATCGTGCGCATTGGCAGGCCTGCATGGAGATGTGCCCCGGCCCGCACAAGTTCGAGTTTCATCAGGTCAGCATCACTCCGGCGGACAGCATCGCTTTCGCCCACTGGCTGGCCTATTGCGGCGGCACCAATGAAAAAGGCGAAGAGCAGGCCTGCTGGATGCGTGTGACGGCCTGCTACCGGCGCGTGGCCGGACAGTGGAAGATCGTCCATGAACACTGGTCGGCGCCGTTCGACCCGATGGCCGGTACGGCGCTCTTCGATCTGCAGCCCTGA
- a CDS encoding GNAT family N-acetyltransferase, whose amino-acid sequence MTAQLVAYEHLTAGQCLQVEAIEVLPHQLRFAGDIHGALHMLLSRPCPGVKGFALLADDVPVAFLLLKRPPALPAWADEHSATLHALQVDHRAQGKGHGKACLRALPAVARAAWPEIRGLELSVDASNESAIGLYTRLGWVDSGEAYKGLVGYERRMGLVL is encoded by the coding sequence GTGACCGCTCAACTCGTCGCCTACGAGCACCTCACCGCTGGCCAGTGCCTGCAAGTGGAGGCGATCGAGGTTCTGCCCCACCAACTCAGGTTCGCCGGCGATATCCACGGTGCGCTGCATATGCTGCTGTCCAGGCCCTGCCCGGGGGTCAAGGGGTTCGCCCTGTTGGCCGATGACGTACCGGTGGCGTTCCTGCTCCTCAAGCGCCCACCGGCCCTGCCGGCCTGGGCCGATGAGCACAGCGCTACGCTACACGCCCTGCAAGTGGATCATCGGGCCCAGGGCAAGGGGCACGGCAAGGCCTGCCTGCGGGCGCTGCCCGCCGTGGCGCGAGCGGCCTGGCCGGAAATCAGGGGGTTGGAACTCTCGGTCGATGCCAGCAACGAATCGGCCATCGGCCTGTACACCCGGTTGGGCTGGGTTGACAGCGGCGAGGCCTACAAGGGCCTCGTCGGGTATGAGCGACGGATGGGCCTGGTACTCTGA
- a CDS encoding GyrI-like domain-containing protein → MEKHEREYTAEPRFEQGHFKLIAGFGARFTPETAQDIPLLWEKFLPWLGNVPGQKSDVTYGVCCNPDGKGGFEYIAGVEIGRLDDLPEQYRWIEIQPAYYAVFEHRGALKTLPQTFQYIWKQWLPESGHEAADEPEFERYSEDFNPRTGEGSLEIWIPLKVR, encoded by the coding sequence ATGGAAAAGCACGAACGCGAGTACACAGCCGAGCCACGCTTTGAACAGGGACACTTCAAGCTCATTGCCGGTTTCGGTGCGCGTTTTACCCCGGAAACGGCCCAGGATATCCCCTTGCTCTGGGAAAAGTTCTTGCCCTGGCTCGGTAATGTGCCAGGGCAGAAAAGCGACGTGACCTATGGCGTATGTTGCAATCCGGACGGGAAGGGCGGATTCGAATACATCGCCGGGGTGGAGATCGGCCGACTCGACGATTTGCCGGAGCAATACCGCTGGATCGAAATCCAGCCCGCCTACTATGCGGTGTTCGAACACCGGGGGGCGCTGAAGACGCTGCCGCAGACGTTCCAGTACATCTGGAAGCAATGGCTGCCCGAGTCCGGGCATGAGGCGGCGGACGAACCGGAGTTCGAGCGCTACAGTGAAGACTTCAACCCCAGGACAGGGGAAGGCAGCCTGGAGATCTGGATACCGCTCAAAGTCAGGTAA
- a CDS encoding LysE family translocator: MEFSSGFLLSLSLCLDIGVANIAMITLAMQRGYFQGFALGLGTCVGDLIYAVLALAGMTVLLQYEAVRWVLWIGGSVLLLYFAAKMIHSAIYHDAVLAQASEARDSSSRQEFLRGIFLAMSSPSAILWFAAVGGTLIARSGGGTVLSSALFLSGFLCAGLLWSAGLCLAATQGGRLLGDRLLRYSYWASAAIFCYFAVYVIVSGYNEFVGGAAAAVLPVH, encoded by the coding sequence ATGGAATTTTCCAGCGGTTTCCTGCTGAGCCTGTCCTTATGCCTGGATATCGGCGTGGCCAACATCGCGATGATCACCCTGGCCATGCAACGGGGTTATTTCCAGGGGTTTGCCCTGGGCCTGGGGACCTGTGTGGGGGACCTGATCTACGCCGTACTGGCCCTGGCCGGCATGACCGTGCTGCTGCAATACGAGGCGGTACGCTGGGTCCTCTGGATCGGCGGCTCGGTGTTGTTGCTGTATTTCGCCGCCAAGATGATCCATTCGGCGATCTATCACGACGCAGTGCTGGCGCAGGCAAGCGAGGCGCGGGACAGTTCGTCGCGCCAGGAATTTTTGCGGGGGATTTTCCTGGCCATGTCATCGCCCAGCGCCATCCTCTGGTTCGCGGCCGTGGGCGGCACGCTCATCGCCCGTTCAGGCGGCGGCACGGTACTCAGCTCGGCGCTGTTCCTCAGCGGGTTCCTCTGCGCCGGGCTGCTGTGGAGCGCAGGCTTGTGCCTGGCAGCGACCCAGGGCGGCAGATTGCTGGGGGACAGGCTGCTGCGTTACTCCTATTGGGCATCCGCGGCGATCTTCTGTTATTTCGCGGTGTACGTGATCGTTTCTGGCTACAACGAGTTCGTCGGTGGAGCTGCCGCGGCTGTACTGCCAGTTCACTGA